In the genome of Rhinopithecus roxellana isolate Shanxi Qingling chromosome 14, ASM756505v1, whole genome shotgun sequence, the window GCATTTCACTGGAAGATAAGATGTTTTGAAATGAGCTGTTTTCTCCTCTGCGCGTCTGCTCTTTATTCCAATGTACTAGTTTAAAAAGTTTTGCATCTCCAGAAGCACAGGACTAGTACAGTGAACACACTTCACCTGTTTCACAATTAACACGTtgtcatatttgctttatcaccccCCACACGTGTGCATACACAGtgtgtatttatttgcatttgtgtATGCATTTATCCTTAAATGCCTCACACATACCTCCAAACATCGGGTCATTCTCCTTTATGACTACAGTACCCTTAACACATGCCGGAAATTGAACATTGATGCAGTACAGTTTTACCCATTGTGTCAGTGATGGCCTTTGCAGCCTTTCTGGTTTGCCTGACCATTTCCAGACCCATTCTGGCTGGTACCACTGTTGCGTTTAGTCTCCCTCCATCAAGAGTAGCTCCTTGAACTTTTCTCCCTCGTGGCCACCTTTCATATTATTGCCTTTCTTGAGTAGCCCAGGCCAGTAGTTTTGCAGAATGTCCCTGAATTTGGACCTGATTGCTTCCTCATGGTTAGGTTCATGTTAAACATATTTGGCAAAATTACTACAGGGATGACTTGTCCTCTCAGAACATTTGGTCAGTCTGTCCCATTCTTGGTGACTTTTGAGGCCGGTCATTGAGTTCAGGTAAGACCTTAATTCAATATTTCTCATTGCGACAGGCCCTTTTTCCTTGGAGTCATCTGTGTGATTCTTTGAAATCTCCTAGGAACCTTTTCTCTAAAAACTTCTCACCCAGTGACTTAGAAGCCAGCAATGCGGATTGCCTGGGTGGAGGTCCCCGCCCAGGTTGTTTCTGTCTTTGCTGTTCCTTGGCACACGTCAGTTGGCATTCTTCTGTTGAAAAGAGCTATCTCCcctctggttctttttttttgcttcctgTAGTGCCCTCTCatgctttgatttatttttactttttaggatCAGTAGGAATTCATCAAGTCTTCTTGTTCTTTGATTCTCATGTTATAATCCATTGCCAGTATTCAATTTGATGCTCAAGTAGTCCCAGATTTAGCTGTCGGGGAGCCCCTTTCAGTCTGGCTTTTGTGTCGTGTGGTGCAACCCCATGCTTTTTTGAGCACTTCTTCACCCCTGCCCTGACACCGTATTTTCCTCTCCCTGTTCTCACCAGCCACAATGATTTAACACGCACTTATCTGGTCAATCGTGCAGCACAAAATAACTCTAGCATTGCGGCACCTGCTACCACTCTTCACAACCATGTACTAAGTAAGCTTCAACATTTCCAAGCAGCTCTTTTTATCCTTAGACAATATCTCTTTAAGAGGCAGACATTCAACGTATTTggactcttttttctctttcagttatcaatttaacatacaaattttctttttctgtttgtgttcAATTTTATGGTTTTTCCCCATCATTGTTGGTTAAATACAGGAAACATTTAACATGATGCAAAAGTCAAAGCTATATGAAGACATTTGTTTAGAGGTCTTACGCCCCTTCCCATCCCTGTAGGTAAACGGTGTTGTCATTTTTCAGTTTCTAATTAGCTTCTGCAAAGGCATCCATCTTCTAAACAGCCTAGAGGGAAAGGAAGACACCTTTGGGACATATACGATGGAGAGTAGAAATCAAATTTTGATAGCAAAAAATATCTCTGAGAAGTCTACTCCTACACAtttgtggtgtttttgtttttgctgttgcttAAAAAAACATAGCCCTGATCCAATCTTAAGTTCTGTCATCTGTGCACATGGATGGTTTAGAATGGTAACACACCTTTACTTTATGTGTATCTTTTCTCCCAGGATACTGCAGTCGTGTCTCTGGAAACAGTCCTGGTGACCCAGCAAAACCAGCTTCATCTCCCAGAGAATGGGATCCTTCACATCCTTCCTCCACAGACATGGCCTTAGTACCTAGAAATGACAGCCTTTCCCTACAAGAGACCAGTAGCAGCAGTTTCTTAAGCAGCCAGCACTTTGAAGACGATGACATTTGCAACGTGACCATCAGTGACCTGTACGCAGGGATGCTGCACTCCATGAGCCGCCTGTTGAGCACAAAGCCATCAAGCATCATCTCCACCAAAACGTTCATCATGCAAAACTGGAACTCCAGGAGGAGGCACAGATGTAAGAGCAGGATGAACAAAACGTATTGCAAAGGAGCCAGACGTTCTCAGAGGAGCTCCAAGGAGAACTTTGTACCCTGCTGTGAGCCTATGAAAGACACAGGAGCATTAAGAGATTGCAAGAAAGTATTAGATGTTCCTTGCCATAAGACAGGTTTAAAATTGGAAAAAGCTTTTCTTGAAGTCAATAAACCCCAAATCCATAAGTTAGATCCAAGTTGGAAGGAGCTGAAAGTGACACCCTCGAAGTATTCTTCCTTGATTTATTTCAACTCCAGTGCAACGTATAATCTTGATCAGGAAAATAGATTTAGGacattaaaatggttaatttctcCTGTAAAAATAGTTTCCAGACCAAGAATACGACAGGGCCATGGAGAGGACCATCAGAGGGAGATTGAAATGCGATTTGATCAGCTTCATCGGGAATATTGCCTGAGTCCCAGGAACCAGCCTCGCCGGATGGGCCTCCCAGACTCCTGGGCCATGAACGCGTACCAAGGGGATCCTGTGAGTCCTGGTGGCCTTCAGGGCTTAGAAACCTGCAGGCTGAGTTTACCTTCcagcaaagcaaaagcaagtttaagTGAGGCTTTTGAAAACCTGGCCAAAAGATCTCTGGAAGCGGGTAGGTGCCTGCCCAAGAGCAATTCTTCTTCACTTCCAAAGGCCAACCCCACACACAGCCCAGCTCGCCCGCAGCAGACCTCTGATCTTCATGTTCAAGGAAACAGTTCTGGAATATTTAGAAAGTCAGTGTCACCCATCAAAACTCTTTCAGTCCCAGATAAAGAAGTGCTAGGCCACAGAAGGAATCGTTATGATGAAATTAAAGAAGAATTTGACAAGCTTCATCAAAAGTATTGCCTCAGATCTCCTGGGCAGATGAAGGTGCCTTCGTGTATTGGAGTGTCTACAGGTAAAGCAAGTATGGAAGTTCGATatcaaacagaaggaaaattaaaTCCAGACCCTCACTTCCAGTGTTTCCAGAAGTTGCCATCATCACCCCTGGGGTGCAGAAAAAGTCTACTGGGCTCAACTGCAATTGAGGCTCATTCATCTACATGTGTTGCTCATGCCACCAAGAGGAACCATCATTTCCCTGCAAAAAGACCCAGGCTATCAGACCCCCAGGGCTCCGGATGCCAGGCCAGTTCCCAGGGTGCCTCAGATGGGGTAGGCAACACCGTAAGACCGGGAGACCAGGGCAGCTCTTCACAGCCCAACTCAGAAGAGAGGAAGGTGCGTTTCTGTTGGTTGAACGTGGGTGTTTTATGTGAGTGACTACTCTTTGGACAGAGGCTTTTGATGGTAGGAACATTTGTGCCACTTTTAGTGAATCTCAACCGAATTCTTACATTTGTGATCATTTTCCGAGCATTCTCCCAAATGCTTTTCCTTCCTGTAAAATCGTCTATATCAAGAACGTGTTCCTGTGTAAGATGCATCGAGATTGAGCAGAAGATGCTCTTGCAGAAGTTTCACACGCTTTCCATTAGAATGCATTCAGAGGTTGTTTTCTACAAATCGTCACTTACTACACTTTGTTCATCTTTGTCGAACATTGATTTCTAACCTCTTCATCTGACACTCAGAAAATAGCTTTGTAAGGCAAAAGTGATCTAAAGCAAATGACTTCCTGTCTATTTCTGGATTCCTGGTAGGGACAGAGCAAGAGTGGCCTGGGAGAGCCATGAGCATAGTGTTCTCACAGGTATGAGGGGTGCCCTGCAGATCGTCTCAGAGCTCGGTGTTAAAACTTCTGCACCTCGTTCTGCAGCTTCATTTGTGCGAATCATGTCAGCTAGAGTTTGAGTCTGCGTGTGCCCTTTTCTCGAGCGACAGTGGGGTGGGGTACGTCAGTGTGAGTGGGTCCCTTTGTTGGCATTAAGGGCTGGATTCCCCAGCACAGCTTCTCTGTGTGTCCACAGCCAGGATCTAGAGGATGCGACTTTTTAAGCTCAGTGCCACAGCTCACCCACAGGTGGACGGGACTTGACTGTGGGTTTGATTTGGCCAGTTCCTTtgggttttgtgtgtttgtggttCCAGCAGGTGAGGCTGTGTCTCCAGTATCCTCTTCCCTTGTGCCCTACCCTGGCGATGTGCCTCTTCTCTGAGGTCATTTGGGTGGACGCTGCCTGCCATAAATGTcccattttctgtttctcctaCCTGGGCCCGCCTGGTCTGTGAGCCCTTCTCAGCCGCTGGCTCCCGCCGTCCATCCAGCTCAGAACCAAGGTCTGGCATGCCTTGTTCCTTCTGTGGCACCTGCCTTCAATGCCTGCAGTCCAGCCTGTGCATGGCAGAGACCACACTCAGACCACCAGCGGCCTCCTGTGACTTGAGCTGCCTGACGCCTTTCTCACTGTGATTCTGTCTTCCCAATGCCCTTGGACTGCTGCAGGGCCACCCGCTCCAGGGTCTGCCGTGGGACAGCCCTTCCCTTCCAGGGAACTTTCACTGGCATTCTCCCGCTACTCCCCAATTCTTTGCTATTGCATCCCCAGACGTCCTCCCCAGACTCCACCCACCGCTCAGCTGCCTGCTCCGTGCAGGCGacccccaccctcccagcacATGGTGGGTGCTGCAGTGAGGAGCTGTCTGGACACGGGCCAGTCTTGTAGATTAGCAGCTCAGGTTCCTTGGCTCCGTTCTAGAAGCTCCCAGGTTTTGTTGGGTGTTTTggttttcaaagttattttcatGTATGAAGTCATACTGTGTGAACTAACCAGAAGCAGATGAAACAAGCCCTCTGTTGTCATCTGTCTTCCCAGTTGAGGATGGACACACATATGTGTTCGGGTGATGGGAAGGGTTTTTCTCTGCAGGGCCCGGCTAGGGTCAGGGGCACTGTGTGGGCAGGGCCCTCGGAGCTCCTCCCCTGGCAGTGCATGGCAAACAGCAAAGTCTTTCCCTTGGGTCTTGGTCTCCAACTGTGTGCCTGATGCCCCATTCCTGTGCCCACATGGCTTTTTCAGAACAAACCACCGGCTGGGTGGCTTTCAGCCACGGTTAGTGAAGCCTTCGAGAACCTCAGCCGCATATTCATGGCAGACACTTCACGGAGGCTGCTTTGAAAGCGAAGCTTATGCGTTCTTTTTAACAGATGACCTCTCAAGAGTCTCTTTCTCAGTTGAAAGGGGAGCATTTCACCAAAAACAATTCTCCGGCCCAGAGAGTGATCCGAGGTTTCTCCTGCCTCCCGCACATCAGAGCTCCTCTGCCCTGCTTGCCCTGCTTGTCTAAACCTAACAGTTTTTTCTCAGGTAGTGCCCCAGCTCTTCCTTTTACCATCATCCTGCCCCTGGGATTCTGTCTCGTGCCTTTTCCCACCTTGTTCTGTGATCTGCTGGCACCGTGCCAGTCGCCTGCAGACCCCTTTCCATGTGTGATGTCCTGCCCCAGTGCTCCGTGCAGAGGCTCCTGTCTTGTTTTTTCACCTGCGCAGCCTAAAGGGCTTTCTTCTGGCCCAGCCACACAGGAGGGACCTCAGCCTTGCAGAGAATGGTGTGAGGCTGCATTACTGTGGGGCCGGGGAGTAGGCCATCCTGGCAACTCGGCCCTTGGTGACCCAGCAGGGCGCTCCCAGCTGCCCTGGAATTTGACAGCAAGTCAAATCATGAGCACCCCAGGTTTCATTTTAAACCACAATATAAACATGTTTAACTGGTTTCCtatgtttttctgcttttcctgCTTAAATGATAAATTTCTTGAGGAAAGAGACCAAATCTTCATGAGCTACAACTACATGTGGAGTTTTCATGCCTAACATCTGAGTGCTCTCTGTGTGCCAGGCCATGCTGAACCATTTTTACTCCTTATCTTCTTTAATCCCCACCAGAACCCCTTGATTAGATTGATTCTGTCCAATAGGCAGGCTGTTTCCTTTTAATAGATACGGAAAAGTAGCTTAAATCTTAGAACTCCTAAATTCACTCGTGCAGCGGCGCTAGCTGGGCCAGGGTGTGGGCTGTGGACTTCCGCACCAGCTTGTGTTCCCTGGGGGAGTATGGGGGGCGAGGTGGGGGGGTCGccattctatttttgttgttcCTTTAACATAACTTACTTATTTAACGTAATGCCATTTTCTGTAAGTATTTttatacatgcaatggaataagTGGAAAACAGTGAACCTTTTAGTGGCTGGCGTTGGGAATTCTACTAGAATTTTGCTAAcatcattttctttgtcttttttttttccctagaggaAAGAACACGTCTTACAGGATGGAAGAGAAGTGATTTTGTGCCAGAAAAATCCAAACTAAAAGTGTGCAGCTAGGTAATTTTGAGTGTTCTCTTCCCACTTGCTctctctttgtgtttttgtttttaattcttgagACTGTGAGGACTTGGTTGACTTCTCCACCCTTAAAGCAAATATTAGTGAAATTGGCTCCATCAGAGATGACCCTCGAATTCTCGGTGTAGAAATTATGTGAATAAAGTTGCTCAGTTAGAATTCTTAGGGTTCTCTTTGATAGGCCTATTTttctaatgtgtgtgtttttgggggttttgtttgtttgtttttgagacagtctctgtgtcgccgaggctgcagtgcagtggcgcgatctcagctcactgcaacctctgcctcctcggttcaagcgattctcctgcctcagccccccgagtagctggaattacaggcgcacgctaccacgcccagctaatttttgtagtttcagtagagacatagtttcaccatattggccaggctggtcttgaactcctggcctcgtgatccgcccgcctcagcctcccaaagtgctgggattataggtgtgagccactgcgcccggccatgtgtTCTCTTTTAAATTTAGATATGTCCAGAGAATCTCCTGTTTCCCATGTCATTTGGGAGTATTGTTTGCTTGTGAGACGTATGTTTGAGCCCTGCATGCAATGACCCTTGAGGGAAAATTAACAGACACTCCTGCAGCCACAGTGCCTGTGACTCCTCACGATTCTTACTGAAGCTGTTGATGACAGGATATCATGGTGACGTTTTTGTAGTGAAATAGTTCACATATTCAGAATACACTGGTGAAACTCATGCTGGAGTAAATAGTTAATATATTGCCATATGAGTTTGGGGTTGCTTTTTtatgaaagattaaaaatgagattgagttacacatttttcattcctgcctgcctccccagGCGATTACTCTCCTGATGTCAGATAtcacctccctcccccaccccatatCCCTTCCC includes:
- the HJURP gene encoding Holliday junction recognition protein isoform X1, translating into MESQDVEDDLLLQKLRASRRRFQRRMQLLIEKYNQPFEDTPVVQMATLTYETPQGLRIWGGRLIKERNEGEIQDSPVRPADRTDGSVQPAARGPEFSSHHTVLGADSKSGDINATSDQEESVAWALAPAVPQSPLKNELRRKYLTQVDILLQSAEYFEYAGNRAGKDARVTPLPSLASPAMPAPGYCSRVSGNSPGDPAKPASSPREWDPSHPSSTDMALVPRNDSLSLQETSSSSFLSSQHFEDDDICNVTISDLYAGMLHSMSRLLSTKPSSIISTKTFIMQNWNSRRRHRCKSRMNKTYCKGARRSQRSSKENFVPCCEPMKDTGALRDCKKVLDVPCHKTGLKLEKAFLEVNKPQIHKLDPSWKELKVTPSKYSSLIYFNSSATYNLDQENRFRTLKWLISPVKIVSRPRIRQGHGEDHQREIEMRFDQLHREYCLSPRNQPRRMGLPDSWAMNAYQGDPVSPGGLQGLETCRLSLPSSKAKASLSEAFENLAKRSLEAGRCLPKSNSSSLPKANPTHSPARPQQTSDLHVQGNSSGIFRKSVSPIKTLSVPDKEVLGHRRNRYDEIKEEFDKLHQKYCLRSPGQMKVPSCIGVSTGKASMEVRYQTEGKLNPDPHFQCFQKLPSSPLGCRKSLLGSTAIEAHSSTCVAHATKRNHHFPAKRPRLSDPQGSGCQASSQGASDGVGNTVRPGDQGSSSQPNSEERKRKEHVLQDGREVILCQKNPN
- the HJURP gene encoding Holliday junction recognition protein isoform X2, which translates into the protein MESQDVEDDLLLQKLRASRRRFQRRMQLLIEKYNQPFEDTPVVQMATLTYETPQGLRIWGGRLIKERNEGEIQYAGNRAGKDARVTPLPSLASPAMPAPGYCSRVSGNSPGDPAKPASSPREWDPSHPSSTDMALVPRNDSLSLQETSSSSFLSSQHFEDDDICNVTISDLYAGMLHSMSRLLSTKPSSIISTKTFIMQNWNSRRRHRCKSRMNKTYCKGARRSQRSSKENFVPCCEPMKDTGALRDCKKVLDVPCHKTGLKLEKAFLEVNKPQIHKLDPSWKELKVTPSKYSSLIYFNSSATYNLDQENRFRTLKWLISPVKIVSRPRIRQGHGEDHQREIEMRFDQLHREYCLSPRNQPRRMGLPDSWAMNAYQGDPVSPGGLQGLETCRLSLPSSKAKASLSEAFENLAKRSLEAGRCLPKSNSSSLPKANPTHSPARPQQTSDLHVQGNSSGIFRKSVSPIKTLSVPDKEVLGHRRNRYDEIKEEFDKLHQKYCLRSPGQMKVPSCIGVSTGKASMEVRYQTEGKLNPDPHFQCFQKLPSSPLGCRKSLLGSTAIEAHSSTCVAHATKRNHHFPAKRPRLSDPQGSGCQASSQGASDGVGNTVRPGDQGSSSQPNSEERKERTRLTGWKRSDFVPEKSKLKVCS